The following coding sequences are from one Streptomyces sp. NBC_01294 window:
- the lepB gene encoding signal peptidase I gives MAVGARSGPDDGGEWPDDAVEGADGADDDAEAGKHRSFWVELPILIGIALLLALLIKTFLVQAFSIPSDSMQNTLQRGDRVLVDKLTPWFGSEPERGEVVVFHDPADWLSGEPTPEPNLAQQILSKIGLMPDPAEKDLIKRTIAIGGDTVECKKGGPVVVNGKELDEPYIYPGNTACDDAPFGPITVPKGKIWVMGDHRQNSQDSRWHMQDSTQGFVPVDKVVGRAVVVAWPISRWSTLPIPETFDQPGINNQAAATAIGLGASGLAPVGLGPAALGFAGAVPIVMWRRRKLTTGRTAR, from the coding sequence GTGGCGGTAGGCGCACGATCCGGGCCCGACGACGGCGGGGAGTGGCCGGACGATGCCGTCGAGGGCGCGGACGGCGCCGACGACGATGCCGAGGCCGGCAAGCACCGCTCGTTCTGGGTGGAGCTCCCGATCCTCATCGGCATCGCCCTGCTGCTGGCCCTGCTGATCAAGACCTTCCTGGTCCAGGCGTTCTCGATCCCGTCCGACTCGATGCAGAACACCCTGCAGCGCGGCGACCGGGTGCTGGTGGACAAGCTCACCCCGTGGTTCGGATCCGAGCCGGAGCGCGGTGAGGTCGTGGTCTTCCACGACCCCGCGGACTGGCTCTCGGGGGAGCCCACCCCGGAGCCGAACCTCGCTCAGCAGATCCTGAGCAAGATCGGCCTGATGCCGGACCCCGCCGAGAAGGACCTGATCAAGCGGACCATCGCCATCGGCGGGGACACGGTCGAGTGCAAGAAGGGGGGACCGGTCGTCGTCAACGGCAAGGAGCTCGACGAGCCGTACATCTACCCCGGCAACACGGCGTGCGACGACGCCCCCTTCGGCCCGATCACCGTGCCCAAGGGCAAGATCTGGGTGATGGGCGACCACCGGCAGAACTCCCAGGACTCCCGCTGGCACATGCAGGACTCCACCCAGGGCTTCGTGCCGGTCGACAAGGTCGTCGGGCGTGCCGTGGTGGTCGCGTGGCCGATCAGCCGCTGGTCCACGCTGCCGATCCCTGAGACCTTCGACCAGCCGGGCATCAACAACCAGGCGGCGGCGACCGCGATCGGCCTCGGGGCCTCCGGACTGGCACCGGTCGGGCTGGGACCGGCCGCGCTGGGGTTCGCGGGCGCGGTTCCGATCGTCATGTGGCGCCGGCGGAAGCTGACCACCGGTCGTACCGCCCGGTAG
- a CDS encoding NUDIX hydrolase, which produces MSADPAGAGRRKVSRVILLDPADRILLLHGFEPADPSDDWWFTPGGGLEGTETREQAALRELAEETGITEVELGPVLWHRYCSFPFDGRRWEQDEWYFLARTTQTETEPAGLTELERRSVSGARWWTSEELLAARETVYPTRLAELLRTLLDDGPPGAPVVLAPEIVKGRMGLAHNRGTHG; this is translated from the coding sequence GTGTCCGCTGACCCGGCCGGGGCCGGCCGGCGGAAGGTGTCGCGGGTGATCCTGCTGGACCCGGCGGACCGGATCCTGCTGCTGCACGGCTTCGAGCCGGCGGACCCCTCGGACGACTGGTGGTTCACGCCGGGGGGCGGGCTGGAGGGGACGGAGACCCGGGAGCAGGCCGCACTGCGCGAGCTGGCGGAGGAAACGGGGATCACCGAGGTGGAGCTGGGTCCGGTGCTGTGGCACCGCTACTGCTCCTTTCCCTTCGACGGGCGGCGCTGGGAACAGGACGAGTGGTACTTCCTGGCCCGGACCACCCAGACGGAGACCGAGCCGGCCGGGCTCACCGAGCTGGAGCGGCGCAGCGTCAGCGGAGCCAGGTGGTGGACCTCCGAGGAACTTCTCGCGGCCCGTGAGACGGTGTACCCGACCAGACTCGCCGAGCTGCTCCGTACGCTGCTCGACGACGGTCCTCCGGGTGCGCCGGTGGTCCTGGCCCCGGAAATCGTTAAGGGGCGCATGGGCCTGGCGCACAATAGGGGGACGCACGGCTGA
- the lepB gene encoding signal peptidase I, with product MGSRGRPRGGREPEPEPEPEPEPEPEPVVQGGRAERRRLARRVRRRRRTRRAGELPLLVVVALCIALLLKTFLVQAFFIPSGSMEQTIRIGDRVLVDKLTPWFGSKIERGDVVVFKDPGGWLKGEAARPAPDPVVVKQIKQALTFIGLLPSADEQDLIKRVIGVGGDTVKCCDSRGRVTVNGSPLDEPYVNPGNNPSDITFEVEVPAGRLFVMGDHRANSADSRFHLDEAFQGTIDENGVVGEAVVIAWPFGHWDRLEQPATFRMVPDQARREGRGRQRGRQRRRRGAPFA from the coding sequence ATGGGTAGCCGGGGACGGCCCCGGGGCGGACGTGAGCCGGAGCCCGAGCCCGAGCCGGAGCCGGAGCCGGAACCGGAGCCCGTGGTGCAGGGCGGCCGGGCCGAACGGCGCCGGCTGGCCCGCAGGGTGCGGCGGCGCCGCCGCACCCGCAGGGCGGGCGAGCTGCCCCTGCTGGTGGTGGTGGCGCTGTGCATTGCCCTGCTCCTCAAGACCTTCCTCGTACAGGCCTTCTTCATCCCGTCGGGCTCCATGGAGCAGACCATCCGGATCGGCGACCGGGTCCTCGTGGACAAGCTGACCCCGTGGTTCGGCTCCAAGATCGAGCGCGGCGACGTCGTCGTGTTCAAGGACCCCGGCGGCTGGCTCAAGGGCGAGGCGGCCCGCCCGGCCCCGGACCCGGTCGTGGTCAAGCAGATCAAGCAGGCGCTGACCTTCATCGGCCTGCTGCCCTCGGCCGACGAGCAGGACCTGATCAAGCGGGTCATCGGCGTCGGCGGGGACACGGTCAAGTGCTGCGACAGCAGGGGCCGGGTCACCGTCAACGGCTCGCCGCTCGACGAGCCGTACGTGAACCCGGGCAACAACCCGTCGGACATCACCTTCGAGGTGGAGGTCCCGGCGGGCCGGCTCTTCGTGATGGGCGACCACCGGGCGAATTCCGCCGACTCCCGCTTCCACCTCGACGAGGCCTTCCAGGGGACCATCGACGAGAACGGGGTCGTGGGGGAGGCCGTGGTGATCGCCTGGCCGTTCGGGCACTGGGACCGGCTGGAACAGCCCGCGACCTTCCGCATGGTTCCCGATCAGGCACGGCGCGAGGGACGCGGCCGCCAACGCGGCCGCCAACGGCGCCGTCGGGGCGCTCCGTTCGCATAG
- the lepB gene encoding signal peptidase I, translating into MGGTQAIRGGKDGRGGLGNVLSGLAVAIGFALFLGGFVWGAFVYRPYTVPTDSMMPTVRPGDRVLAQRIDGGEVRRGDVVIFTDSMWSDLPMVKRVVGIGGDTVKCCGAGGELTVNGTPLDEPYADTTGPETGLAMPPGQAPSPGTPFEVTVPEGNLFLLGDRRAASLDSRAHLQEAGQGTVPRSAVSARVDALAWPSVTMLDRPATYADLPGGTSRPGPLRLQLAAVVAGAALVVLGAAYGPLVRALGRGRKQERAGVR; encoded by the coding sequence ATGGGCGGAACACAAGCAATACGCGGGGGCAAGGACGGCCGCGGCGGTCTCGGCAATGTGCTGTCGGGACTCGCCGTGGCCATCGGTTTTGCGCTCTTCCTCGGAGGCTTCGTGTGGGGGGCGTTCGTCTACCGGCCCTACACGGTGCCGACCGACTCGATGATGCCGACCGTGCGGCCCGGGGACCGGGTGCTGGCGCAGCGCATCGACGGCGGTGAGGTGCGCCGCGGCGACGTGGTCATCTTCACTGATTCCATGTGGAGCGACCTGCCCATGGTCAAGCGGGTCGTCGGCATCGGCGGCGACACCGTGAAGTGCTGCGGCGCGGGCGGCGAGCTGACGGTGAACGGCACCCCCCTGGACGAGCCGTACGCCGACACCACCGGGCCGGAGACGGGCCTGGCCATGCCGCCCGGACAGGCCCCTTCCCCCGGCACGCCCTTCGAGGTGACGGTCCCCGAGGGGAACCTCTTCCTGCTGGGCGACCGGCGCGCCGCCTCGCTGGACTCCCGGGCCCACCTTCAGGAGGCCGGGCAGGGGACGGTGCCCCGGTCGGCCGTCAGTGCCCGCGTCGACGCCCTGGCCTGGCCTTCCGTGACGATGCTGGACCGGCCGGCGACGTACGCCGACCTGCCCGGCGGAACCTCCCGGCCGGGCCCGCTGCGGCTCCAGCTGGCGGCGGTGGTGGCCGGAGCCGCCCTGGTGGTGCTGGGCGCCGCGTACGGGCCACTCGTACGGGCCCTGGGGCGCGGGCGGAAGCAGGAGCGGGCCGGTGTCCGCTGA
- a CDS encoding DUF2469 domain-containing protein, with product MSAEDLEKYETEMELKLYREYRDVVGLFKYVIETERRFYLTNDYEMQVHSVQGEVFFEVSMADAWVWDMYRPARFVKQVRVLTFKDVNIEELNKSDLELPGS from the coding sequence ATGAGCGCCGAGGACCTCGAGAAGTACGAGACCGAGATGGAGCTGAAGCTCTATCGGGAGTACCGCGACGTCGTCGGGCTGTTCAAGTACGTGATCGAGACCGAACGCCGTTTCTACCTCACCAACGACTACGAGATGCAGGTGCACTCGGTCCAGGGGGAGGTGTTCTTCGAGGTCTCGATGGCCGACGCCTGGGTCTGGGACATGTACCGGCCGGCCCGCTTCGTGAAGCAGGTGCGCGTGCTGACCTTCAAGGACGTGAACATCGAGGAGCTCAACAAGAGCGACCTCGAACTGCCCGGGAGCTGA
- a CDS encoding YraN family protein, whose protein sequence is MNAKGVAQQALGRYGEDLAARRLTEAGMTVIARNWRCRSGEIDIVARDGDALVVCEVKTRRAGAFEHPMAAVRPAKAERLRGLAGRWLADHGGPPAGGVRIDLVGVLLPRRGAPLVEHVRGVA, encoded by the coding sequence ATGAACGCGAAGGGCGTGGCACAGCAGGCATTGGGGCGGTACGGCGAGGATCTCGCGGCACGGCGGCTGACCGAGGCCGGCATGACCGTGATCGCGCGGAACTGGCGGTGCCGCAGCGGGGAGATCGACATCGTCGCGCGGGACGGGGACGCCCTCGTCGTGTGCGAGGTCAAGACCCGCCGGGCGGGTGCGTTCGAGCACCCGATGGCCGCCGTGCGGCCCGCCAAGGCCGAGCGATTGCGCGGGCTCGCCGGGCGCTGGCTCGCCGACCACGGCGGGCCACCCGCGGGCGGGGTGCGCATCGACCTCGTCGGAGTCCTGCTGCCCCGGCGCGGCGCGCCCCTGGTGGAACACGTCAGGGGGGTGGCCTGA